Genomic segment of Bacteroides intestinalis DSM 17393:
TTATCGCTTCAGCTTTTCTACAAATGGCATCAATTACCATGAAGAAAAGGTACAGCAATTTATCTTAAAAAATAAGGAACATCTCAGTATTGGCATTACAATTGATGGTACGGAGATGAAGCACGACCTGAACCGTGTGTATAAAGCAAGCGGACGGGGATCTTATAAAGATGTAGTGCGTAACATTCCTTTATGGTTGTCGCAGTTTCCTGATGCAAGTACGAAAGTGACCATCAGTAGTGCCGATATTCCTTATATCAAGGAAAGTGTTCTTCATCTTTATGCTTTGGGCATTCATGAAGTGAACATTAACTGTGTGTTTGAAGATGTATGGAAAGCAGGAGATGACAGGCTGTTTGAAGAACAACTGCTGATGCTGGCGGATGCTATCATTGATAATGGTTATTATCGGGACTATTCTTGTTCTTTTTTTGGTGAGCATTTAGGGAAACCGTTGGATTGTAAGTTGCAGAATCAGAATTGGTGCGGTGCGGGCATGATGCTGGCTGTAGATGCAATGGGAAATTTTTACCCATGTACCCGTTTTGCGCAATACTCCCTTCGTAATAAGAAAGCTTGGATTATTGGTAATATTCATGATGGCATTGATAAGAACAAGTTGCGGCCTTTCTTGACATTGGACCGTTGTACGCAAAGTACACAAGAGTGCATAGATTGTGAAGTGGCAAGTGGATGCGCATGGTGTCAGGGAGAAAACTACGATGCTGCCGATACTTCTACCATTTACCAGCGTTCTACAGCTATCTGTAAAATGCACAAGGCACGGGTAAGGGCTAATAATTATTACTGGAACAGGCTTTTACGTAAAATGGAATCGGAGGGCGAACCATGCTGAAATATTTAATTGTTTTATTGGATGACACCAGTACGCCCTATTGCCATTATGAGAATCCGAAGACGGAATATAAGCTAATCAGTTTGCAGGATTTGCGGGCCGCTATTCTTCTGGCAATGAAAGAGAATCTGATGGTTCAGTTTGTTTATCCTGATTACAAATTACCCCAGAAATATGAGGAAATCATAGAAACGACGGAGCATTGTAAAATTATGCCTGTTGCCTGTTGCGCTGGAGCGGACATTATCATTGGGGATTATTGGGAGAATCCGGAAGGTCGAAAGATGGACAGGGATAAGATCTACGTACTGAGAACGAAGAAAGAGGATTTTTTCAGTCATTATGAGAAAGTGGGAGAGATGTTGATTCATGTCGCTCGCCTGAATATAATACTGACTGATGTGGATACTTTTACAGAGGCTGACTTTGATAAGTATAAGTCTGTGTTGGCTGAACTGGCTTTTCAGTTAAAAGATTTTTATAATGAGGAGACAATCCCCCAATTCAACCTGCTGACTGACCGTATGTTGCTTGATAGTATGAATAACTGTAATGCCGGATGGGAGAATATAACGCTTGCTCCGGATGGGAAATTTTATGTTTGTCCTGCTTTCTACCTGTCAAGTGATGGCTATTCCATTGGTGATTTGGAAAATGGGCTTGATATCAGGAATTCTCAGTTATATCGTATGAGCCATGCACCGTTATGCAGGCATTGTGATGCATACCAATGCAAGCGTTGTATTTGGCTGAATAGAAAAATGACTTTGGAAGTAAACACCCCTTCACATGAGCAATGCGTGACTGCCCATCTGGAACGTAATGCTTCGCGTGATTTGTTGCAGGAGATACGTAAATCGGGGCGTTTTTTACAAGGCAGGGAAATAATGGAAATAGATTATTTGGATCCGTTTGATGTGAGAAAGAAATATTAAAGTGTAATGAGATATGATTATGAAAAAATTGATAGGAGCAGTGACAGAAGAAGAGAAGCTTGAGATTCAGGTTCTCTTTGAACGCCGGAATGGGTTGAATGAGTTGGCCAGAATCGTAACAGGTAGTAATGAAATGTTATATGAAAAACTGGTGAAAGATTTGGGAGAGACGGGAAGGAAATTTCAGGATTGGTGGGATCGTATGTCAGATCAATATCAATGGGAACAGTGTGAGAAAGGTAATTGGGAGATTAATTTTAGCACGAATGAGATTTATTTGGTTTACGAAGAATGATTGGTTTGAGTAAATATAGAAATCTCAAAATAAATTAGTTATTTTGCAGAAAACAAAAAGTTGCGGTATGAAGTCACTGTGCATCAAGAACTACAAGAATTTTAAGTAAAAAAATAAGCCTCATTGGGGATAAAGACTGCATGGGAAAGTATTCTTTGTGCAGTCTTTTTTCATGATTTGTGATTGCATGTGAGCCTCAGAGGTAGGGTTCCTTTTCTGCATAAGCAAGCGGAGAATGACGGAATGATGAAGTGAGAAAAGAAATTAAGTGAAAAAATAGATAGGGTTCATCAGTTTGTACTATCTTTGCTCAATAGAACCAAAATATGTATTGATGATATTCGTAAATCATCCCGTGTGCGTCAGCATGTCAAGCAGATGGATGATGCAGAGTTGGCAGAGAACTATCCTAAAGAGCTGCTTCTTGATATAGAACAGAAGGCTGTTGAGTTGACTTATTCGTATGAGTTTCCGAATGGTTTGTTTCGTAAACAAATACGGCAATGTGCTGAGAACTCTAATCATGGAAGACTTGAGAGCACATCCTAAAAGTAAGATTTAGGAGATTGCGGGTCGGTTACCGGAAGTCGATTTACAGGAGTTGAGGAAGATGGTTTATTCGATGGTGGATGTGGAATTGATAACAGAAGGGGTTCGTACTGATAGACGTTATGTACTGAAATAAGTGGTAAAAAGAAAAAAATAAAAAAGAAATAGAAAAAGAAAAGGTTTAAGTGGCTGATTGTCAGCTTTGATTTTGTTTTCTATTCTTTTTATAAAAGATAAGAAAAGAAGTAAATATAGAATGGAACGAGAAGATTTTGATATACGCGATAATCAGTTGACCAGTAGGGAGCGCGATTTCGAAAACGCACTTCGTCCGTTATCCTTTGAAGACTTCAGCGGACAGGATAAGGTGGTGGATAATCTGCGTATCTTCGTTAAAGCGGCTCGTCTGCGTGGCGAAGCACTGGATCATGTTTTGTTGCATGGACCTCCGGGATTGGGTAAAACGACACTTTCCAATATTATTGCGAATGAGCTGGGAGTGGGCTTTAAGGTAACTTCCGGTCCGGTGCTTGATAAGCCGGGCGATTTGGCGGGGGTGCTTACCAGTCTGGAACCGAATGATGTGCTGTTTATCGATGAAATTCATCGTCTTTCTCCGGTGGTGGAGGAGTATCTGTACTCCGCAATGGAGGATTACCGCATTGATATTATGATAGATAAAGGCCCGTCTGCACGGAGTATTCAGATTGATCTGAGCCCGTTTACGCTGGTGGGAGCTACTACCCGTAGCGGTTTGCTGACTGCGCCTTTGCGTGCCCGCTTTGGTATTAATCTGCATTTGGAATATTACGATGATGATGTGCTGAGCGGTATCATCCGCCGTTCGGCAGGAATCCTGAATGTTCCTTGTTCTACAAGGGCTGCGTCAGAGATTGCTTCCCGTAGCCGTGGAACGCCGCGTATTGCAAATGCGTTGTTGCGTCGTGTACGGGATTTTGCACAGGTGAAAGGTTCGGGGAGCATTGATACGGAGATTGCCAACTTCGCTTTGGAAGCACTGAACATTGATAAATACGGTCTCGATGAAATCGACAATAAGATACTCTGTACCATTATCGATAAGTTCAAGGGCGGTCCGGTAGGGCTTACTACTATTGCTACGGCTTTGGGCGAGGATGCCGGAACCGTAGAAGAGGTGTACGAACCGTTCCTGATAAAAGAAGGCTTCCTGAAGCGTACTCCGCGCGGACGTGAAGTAACTGAATTGGCTTATAAACATTTAGGACGTAGTCTTTACGATAGTCAGCGTACGTTATTTAATGAATAACGAATAAAAATGAGTGGATTAAAAAGTTTAGCAAAAGAGACAGCTATTTACGGGGTAAGTAGTATTGTAGGACGTTTCCTCAATTATCTGCTGGTACCTGTATATACGATAGCTTTGCCTGCATCATCGGGTGGTTATGGTGTGGTTACGAATATATATGCCTGGGTGGCATTGATGCTGGTATTACTGACGTGCGGCATGGAAACGGGATTCTTCCGTTTTGCCAATAAAGGGCAAGATGATCCGATGCGGGTATATTCCACCACCTTGTTGAGCGTAAGTATCGGCTCAGTGGTATTCGTTGTTTTGGGATTGTTGTTTTTAGAACCTATTGCCGGATGGTTAGAATACGGAGAGCACCCTTGGTATATAGGTATGATGATGATTGTGGTGGCAATGGATGCTATTCAAAGTATTCCGTTCGCTTATCTGCGTTATAAGAAACGTCCCATTAAGTTTGCTGCATTGAAGTTGCTGTTTATCTTTCTCAATATTGCTCTCAATCTTTTCTATTACGTTGTTCTGAAAGGAAATGATGTAGGTTATGCTTTCCTTTTCAATCTGGTATGTACCTCTGTTGTCATGTTGTGCATGATACCGGAACTGAGAGGATTTACCTATGTGCTGGATAGAGAGTTATTGAAACGGATGCTTCGTTACTCCCTGCCATTGGTGATATTGGGTGTGGCAGGTATCTTGAATCAGGTGGCTGATAAGATTATTTTTCCTTTCGTTTATCCCGATGAGGCTGAGGCTACCGTACAACTCGGTATCTACGGAGCTGCCAGTAAGATTGCCATGATTATGGCTATGTTTACCCAGGCATTCCGCTTTGCTTATGAACCTTTTGTATTTGGTAAGAGCAAGGAGAAAGATAGCCGTGAAATGTATGCTCAGGCTATGAAGTTCTTTATCATCTTTACTTTACTCGCCTTCCTGGCAGTGATGTTTTATCTGGACATTCTGCGCCATATCATCGGGCGTGATTATTGGGACGGATTACGGGTAGTACCCATCGTTATGGCAGCGGAAATCTTTATGGGCATTTATTTCAACCTGTCTTTCTGGTACAAGCTGATTGATGAAACCCGTTGGGGGGCTTATTTTTCATTGACGGGCTGCACCATCCTGATATTGATGAATATATTTCTGATCCCGAAGTATGGTTATATTGCTTGTGCCTGGGCTGGATTTACAGGATATGGCGTTGCTATGTTGCTTTCTTACTTTGTGGGTCAGAAGAAATATCCGATACAGTATGATTTGAAGGCAATCGGTATGTATGTGCTTCTTGCTGCTGTGCTTTATCTTGCTGCCGAATATGTGCCGATAGACAATATCTACCTGCGTATGGCATACCGTACAGTTCTGCTGATACTGTTTATCGCCTACGTTGTGAAGCGTGATTTGCCGCTGAACCAAATACCAATCCTAAACCGTATCATAAGACATTAGAATAGTCCGCATGGCAAATTGTAAATTGTAAATCGTCAAATTGTAAATGATATGATGGAAACACCTGAACAAAACCGAAATGTTTTTGCCGTTAAAAAGTTCCTGAGCGAGTATCTTGATCTGAGAAAAGACAAGGACAATGAGCTGGAAACAGTAGACTCCATCCGCAAAGGAGTAGAGTTTAAAGGGGCTAACCTGTGGATTTTGATCTTTGCCATTTTTATGGCATCATTAGGACTGAATGTTAATTCCACGGCCGTAATCATCGGTGCCATGTTGATTTCTCCACTGATGGGACCTATCATGGGGGTGGGACTTTCTGTCGGTCTGAATGACTTTGAATTGATGAAACGTTCACTGAAGAGCTTTCTGATAACGACTCTGTTCAGTGTAACTACGGCTACTGTCTTCTTTCTTGTAAGCCCTGTTGCCGAAGGACAGTCAGAGCTTCTGGCACGTACTTCACCTACGATTTATGACGTATTCATCGCATTGATGGGCGGTCTTGCCGGTGTAGTTGCCCTGTCTACCAAGGAGAAAGGAAACGTAATTCCTGGTGTTGCCATTGCCACTGCTTTGATGCCGCCGCTCTGTACGGCAGGTTACGGGCTGGCAACGGGGAATCTGGTTTATTTCCTTGGAGCATTTTATCTCTACTTCATTAATTCGGTATTTATCAGTCTTGCCACGTTTGCCGGAGTGCGTGTGATGCACTTCCAGCGTAAAGAGTTTGTGGACAAGAAGCGGGAGAAGAAAGTACGCCAATACATAATACTGATTGCCGTGCTGACCATGTGTCCGGCTGTTTACCTGACGGTAGGGATCATTCAGAGCACTTTCTATGAGAGTGCCGCCAATCGGTTTGTTGCCGAACAGCTTTCTTTTGAGAATACACAGGTATTGGATAAAAAAATCCATTATCATGGCAGCAAGGACAATGAGATACGCGTGGTACTGATCGGACAAGAAGTTCCTGAGGCTTCGATTGCCATTGCCCGTAGTAAGATGAAGGATTACAAGTTAGGTGAAACCAAACTGATTGTTCTTCAGGGAATGAATAACGAAGCTGTGGATATTTCTTCTATCCGGGCTATGGTGATGGAAGACTTCTATAAGAACAGTGAAGAACGACTGGTGGAACAAACAAAGAAGATTACAGTGCTGGAACAGAGCCTGGCAAGATATAAATCTTTCGATGAATTGGGCAAAACGATTGTTCCGGAGCTAAAAGTTCTCTATCCATCAGTGAAAACCGTTTCTATCTCTCATGCCATAGAACTGACGATTGATTCGGTACGGACAGATACCATTACACTTGCCGTACTGAAGTTTGGCAAGCATCCCGACGCCCACGAGAAACAAAAGATTACCGAATGGCTGAAAGCACGTACGGGAGCGAAACAATTAAGACTGATTGCAGAATAATTTAATACGAAATAGAATGAAGCTAAAGTATATACTGATTGTTGCTTGCAGCCTCTTCACGTTGACGGGACGGGCGGACGAAGGTATGTGGATGCTGGGAAACCTGAATAAACAGACCCGTAAGGCTATGAAAGAACTTGGCCTGCAAATGCCTGCTGATAAACTATATAATCCGAAGAAGCCGTCGTTGAAAGATGCGGTAGTCAGTTTCGGAGGATTTTGTTCCGGAGTGGTAGTGTCGGAAGACGGGCTGGTGTTTACCAATCATCACTGTGGTTTCAGCAGTGTGCAGCAGCATTCATCAGTGGAGCATGATTACCTGAAAAATGGCTTCGTAGCCCATAGCCGGGCAGAGGAATTGCCTAATCCGGAGCTTTACGTTCGCTTTCTGCTTCGTACGGAAGATGTGACCAAGCGTGTGTTGGGAGCCGTTAAGCCTTCGATGAGCGAAATGGAACGTTCCAGTGCGGTAGACTCTATGATGATGGTAATAGGTGGTGAGGTATCCCTGAAAGACTCCACTTTGCTTGGCGTGGTAGATGCTTATTATGGAGGCAATGAGTTCTGGCTCTCCGTTTACCGCGATTTCAACGATGTGCGGCTGGTGTTTGCACCTCCTTCCTCTGTCGGTAAGTTCGGTTGGGATACGGATAATTGGATATGGCCCCGGCATACAGGAGATTTCTGTGTGTTTCGTATTTATGCAGACCGCAAGAACAGGCCTGCCGATTACTCTCCCGACAATGTCCCGTATCACCCGGAATATGTGGCACCGATTTCACTGGATGGCTATAAGGAAGGCTCTTTCTGTATGACGATAGGCTATCCGGGAAGTACGGAACGTTATCTTTCTTCATTCGGCATCGAGGAAATGATGAATAATTCCAATCAGGCACAGATTGATATTCGTGGTGTGAAGCAAGCTATCTGGAAGCGTGAAATGGACAGCAAAGACAGCATACGCATTAAGTATGCTTCTAAATATGATGAAAGCTCCAACTATTGGAAGAACAGTATCGGTGTCAACCGTGCTATTCGTAAGCTGGGAATCCTAGATAAGAAGCGTGAAATGGAGCAAGAAATCCGTCGGTGGATACAGCAGAACCCGGAAGAACGTGAGAAGCTTCTTCAACTGTTTACCGACTTGGAACTGAATTATAAGAACCGCCGGGAGGTAAACCGTGCGCAGGCTTACTTTATCGAGTCTTTCCTGTATGGACCGGAACTGGTGCAGCTTGCTCTGAAGATTCTGAACTTTGACTTTGAAGGAGAGCAAAAAGCTGTTATTGCTGGTTTGAAGGATATCATCGAACAATATTCTAATTTGGATCTGGATATAGACAAGGAAGTATTTACGGCGCTGCTGAAGGAGTATCGCTCAAAAGTGGATACCACTTTCCTGCCGGAAATCTACCATACTATCGCACAGAAATATGATGGTAATGAGAAAGCTTTCGTAGATAGCCTTTATGCAAGTTCTGAGTTGACTACT
This window contains:
- a CDS encoding lipopolysaccharide biosynthesis protein, which produces MSGLKSLAKETAIYGVSSIVGRFLNYLLVPVYTIALPASSGGYGVVTNIYAWVALMLVLLTCGMETGFFRFANKGQDDPMRVYSTTLLSVSIGSVVFVVLGLLFLEPIAGWLEYGEHPWYIGMMMIVVAMDAIQSIPFAYLRYKKRPIKFAALKLLFIFLNIALNLFYYVVLKGNDVGYAFLFNLVCTSVVMLCMIPELRGFTYVLDRELLKRMLRYSLPLVILGVAGILNQVADKIIFPFVYPDEAEATVQLGIYGAASKIAMIMAMFTQAFRFAYEPFVFGKSKEKDSREMYAQAMKFFIIFTLLAFLAVMFYLDILRHIIGRDYWDGLRVVPIVMAAEIFMGIYFNLSFWYKLIDETRWGAYFSLTGCTILILMNIFLIPKYGYIACAWAGFTGYGVAMLLSYFVGQKKYPIQYDLKAIGMYVLLAAVLYLAAEYVPIDNIYLRMAYRTVLLILFIAYVVKRDLPLNQIPILNRIIRH
- the ruvB gene encoding Holliday junction branch migration DNA helicase RuvB, whose protein sequence is MEREDFDIRDNQLTSRERDFENALRPLSFEDFSGQDKVVDNLRIFVKAARLRGEALDHVLLHGPPGLGKTTLSNIIANELGVGFKVTSGPVLDKPGDLAGVLTSLEPNDVLFIDEIHRLSPVVEEYLYSAMEDYRIDIMIDKGPSARSIQIDLSPFTLVGATTRSGLLTAPLRARFGINLHLEYYDDDVLSGIIRRSAGILNVPCSTRAASEIASRSRGTPRIANALLRRVRDFAQVKGSGSIDTEIANFALEALNIDKYGLDEIDNKILCTIIDKFKGGPVGLTTIATALGEDAGTVEEVYEPFLIKEGFLKRTPRGREVTELAYKHLGRSLYDSQRTLFNE
- a CDS encoding CXXX repeat peptide modification system protein gives rise to the protein MKKLIGAVTEEEKLEIQVLFERRNGLNELARIVTGSNEMLYEKLVKDLGETGRKFQDWWDRMSDQYQWEQCEKGNWEINFSTNEIYLVYEE
- a CDS encoding S46 family peptidase, yielding MKLKYILIVACSLFTLTGRADEGMWMLGNLNKQTRKAMKELGLQMPADKLYNPKKPSLKDAVVSFGGFCSGVVVSEDGLVFTNHHCGFSSVQQHSSVEHDYLKNGFVAHSRAEELPNPELYVRFLLRTEDVTKRVLGAVKPSMSEMERSSAVDSMMMVIGGEVSLKDSTLLGVVDAYYGGNEFWLSVYRDFNDVRLVFAPPSSVGKFGWDTDNWIWPRHTGDFCVFRIYADRKNRPADYSPDNVPYHPEYVAPISLDGYKEGSFCMTIGYPGSTERYLSSFGIEEMMNNSNQAQIDIRGVKQAIWKREMDSKDSIRIKYASKYDESSNYWKNSIGVNRAIRKLGILDKKREMEQEIRRWIQQNPEEREKLLQLFTDLELNYKNRREVNRAQAYFIESFLYGPELVQLALKILNFDFEGEQKAVIAGLKDIIEQYSNLDLDIDKEVFTALLKEYRSKVDTTFLPEIYHTIAQKYDGNEKAFVDSLYASSELTTPRGLKRFLERDTTYQIFDDPAISLGIDMLTMLFDMNMQTQAPTTEIIRGERLLNGAIRRMYASRNFYPDANSTMRLSFGTVCGYTPFDGAEYDYYTTTKGVLEKVKAHVGDVDFAVQPELVSLLSSRNFGRYADEKGEMKVCFISNNDITGGNSGSAMFNSKGELLGLAFDGNWEAMSSDILYEPKMQRTIGVDVRYILFMIEKYGKAGNLIKELNIIN
- a CDS encoding TIGR00341 family protein; translated protein: METPEQNRNVFAVKKFLSEYLDLRKDKDNELETVDSIRKGVEFKGANLWILIFAIFMASLGLNVNSTAVIIGAMLISPLMGPIMGVGLSVGLNDFELMKRSLKSFLITTLFSVTTATVFFLVSPVAEGQSELLARTSPTIYDVFIALMGGLAGVVALSTKEKGNVIPGVAIATALMPPLCTAGYGLATGNLVYFLGAFYLYFINSVFISLATFAGVRVMHFQRKEFVDKKREKKVRQYIILIAVLTMCPAVYLTVGIIQSTFYESAANRFVAEQLSFENTQVLDKKIHYHGSKDNEIRVVLIGQEVPEASIAIARSKMKDYKLGETKLIVLQGMNNEAVDISSIRAMVMEDFYKNSEERLVEQTKKITVLEQSLARYKSFDELGKTIVPELKVLYPSVKTVSISHAIELTIDSVRTDTITLAVLKFGKHPDAHEKQKITEWLKARTGAKQLRLIAE
- a CDS encoding CXXX repeat peptide maturase, encoding MLKYLIVLLDDTSTPYCHYENPKTEYKLISLQDLRAAILLAMKENLMVQFVYPDYKLPQKYEEIIETTEHCKIMPVACCAGADIIIGDYWENPEGRKMDRDKIYVLRTKKEDFFSHYEKVGEMLIHVARLNIILTDVDTFTEADFDKYKSVLAELAFQLKDFYNEETIPQFNLLTDRMLLDSMNNCNAGWENITLAPDGKFYVCPAFYLSSDGYSIGDLENGLDIRNSQLYRMSHAPLCRHCDAYQCKRCIWLNRKMTLEVNTPSHEQCVTAHLERNASRDLLQEIRKSGRFLQGREIMEIDYLDPFDVRKKY
- a CDS encoding radical SAM peptide maturase, CXXX-repeat target family, giving the protein MMILKVAIIVVWELRKVVVAQPVVIVVLEHRKVVVGIVVKVAVKKAVLVAVIIQPNRPVLIAVLLVAMVVRILLSHPVARAVVIVVIWLAHKPVRQLAVVHVFQPVWDSARVLVCLDVKRDAGVGAGVTIDTNVEVCIRYLLKMKGIKKKEVDWKSGMAKNITFIVTKDCQLACKYCYLVGKNSKERMPWEVAKQAIDYVLEREEDFPEESVVWDFIGGEPFLEIDLIDKICDYIKVEQFQRDHHWFGAYRFSFSTNGINYHEEKVQQFILKNKEHLSIGITIDGTEMKHDLNRVYKASGRGSYKDVVRNIPLWLSQFPDASTKVTISSADIPYIKESVLHLYALGIHEVNINCVFEDVWKAGDDRLFEEQLLMLADAIIDNGYYRDYSCSFFGEHLGKPLDCKLQNQNWCGAGMMLAVDAMGNFYPCTRFAQYSLRNKKAWIIGNIHDGIDKNKLRPFLTLDRCTQSTQECIDCEVASGCAWCQGENYDAADTSTIYQRSTAICKMHKARVRANNYYWNRLLRKMESEGEPC